ATAACAAAAGTCTCAGCAGCCTACAAACTCAGCTACAACTCAACCGTCAATCAATCTATACGATCTTTCTATAACAGTTGATATCCTCTCGAGTCTGGAAATTTCCGTGTCTTCAACCAACTTCGTTCACCTCAACCCTCAAGCCTCTAAGCATCAATTTTGCGCGAACAATAAAATCCACCACCCATGTTCAGAACATTCACTAGAATCACTACACCCGTGGTGGCCGGAGTGGTTGCGTTCGGCGTATTCCCCTTCAGAAAGAGCCAGTTTGATACCCACGAATCCAAAAGCAACCAGCAGATCCTCGACACCATCAAACAGCTTCCTCTCTACAACTCCCTCGTACAAGACCCAACCTTCACCCTACAAGATCCCCGAAAACAGTTCCCCaaacaacatcaccagAACATGGTGACAGCTGGGATTCTTTATGGGAAGGACTTGTTCGAGGTTGACCCGGTGGTTTTCTCTAACGGAAAAGGTGATCTTTTTGCATTTAATTACCTTGGTGAAAAACTCACCAGTGAGGACGGACAAATCCATAACGGAGTTACGTCCACCATGCTCGATGAAGGATTATGCATGGCCGGATTTCCATTGTTGCCATCCAAAAAAGGAGTGACTGCCAAGTTATCGATAAATTTCCAAAACCAGGCCCCTCCCAACTCAATAGTATTGTTGAAAGCACATGTGACTGAACAGAAGGGTAGAAAAGCGGTGGTAGAGGGGTCAATCGTAACTGTGGACCAGAAACCGGTAACAATAGCAACCGCAACCTGCATTGTGGTTGAGCCCAAATGgttcaagtatttgtcGTGGCTCCTGTTCATTTAGGGTTATTGGGTTGCTATTGGCCCCAAAGTTGCTTCTCGATGGGGGAATTTGGCAATATTGAAAAACATGCATGTGACGAATAGTAAGGTGTTGCTGTGGGAGTAAGAGTATAAATAGAGGTGGCTTTACGTACTAGTATTTTTCATACAACTAAAAAAGCAAAACTAATAATGTCAGACATCGGTAGAAAGAATATTTCAGATAAAATTGAATCCAAGATCACCCCAGACTCCCAAAAATCGGGCTTCCAACAAGCCAAGGACAAGGTCACCGACACGG
The sequence above is drawn from the Yamadazyma tenuis chromosome 3, complete sequence genome and encodes:
- the WHS11 gene encoding White colony protein whs11 (COG:S; EggNog:ENOG503PVYR); protein product: MSDIGRKNISDKIESKITPDSQKSGFQQAKDKVTDTADDVVGGNTASDGKSWTQQASDAVFGEKK
- a CDS encoding thioesterase superfamily protein (COG:S; EggNog:ENOG503P2HS) produces the protein MFRTFTRITTPVVAGVVAFGVFPFRKSQFDTHESKSNQQILDTIKQLPLYNSLVQDPTFTLQDPRKQFPKQHHQNMVTAGILYGKDLFEVDPVVFSNGKGDLFAFNYLGEKLTSEDGQIHNGVTSTMLDEGLCMAGFPLLPSKKGVTAKLSINFQNQAPPNSIVLLKAHVTEQKGRKAVVEGSIVTVDQKPVTIATATCIVVEPKWFKYLSWLSFI